One window of Treponema denticola genomic DNA carries:
- a CDS encoding PD-(D/E)XK nuclease family transposase yields the protein MSNEQTILNPKTDWVFKLMFSKGEEGNKALISFLNAFLEDSYGKINKAEIINTELIRDRPSGETYRLDFLIRTDNGLLVDLEMQQFWKTNYHRRSQMYLMRLASRFLKTEPKEDDFLYAISLSVFGCDVPKNAELVKMPESSIIQYMYVELNELIVYTMKKSLEEYSLKDFWIRFLANYEEDKKSGMLEKLCKLEEGIKMAEATLFRVTDEERRMAIELSDEKYRMYVEDERSAARREGLAEGRTAGLAEGRSEGRSIGLAEGLAEGKIAGSHQKAIETAKIMKNMNYPLEDIYTITGLSKEEVGKL from the coding sequence ATGTCAAATGAACAAACTATTTTAAACCCCAAAACAGATTGGGTTTTTAAGTTGATGTTTTCAAAAGGCGAAGAAGGAAATAAGGCTCTTATAAGCTTTTTAAACGCTTTTTTGGAAGATTCTTACGGTAAAATCAATAAGGCAGAAATAATAAACACCGAGCTTATCAGGGATAGGCCTTCGGGAGAAACTTACCGCCTCGATTTTTTGATTAGAACCGACAACGGCCTTCTTGTAGACCTTGAAATGCAGCAGTTTTGGAAAACAAACTATCATCGCAGAAGTCAAATGTACCTCATGCGTCTCGCTTCCCGCTTTTTAAAAACGGAGCCCAAAGAGGACGACTTTTTGTACGCCATAAGTCTTTCCGTTTTCGGCTGCGATGTTCCTAAAAATGCAGAGCTTGTAAAGATGCCTGAGAGCTCAATAATTCAATATATGTATGTTGAATTAAACGAGCTAATAGTTTATACTATGAAAAAGAGTTTGGAAGAGTATAGCTTAAAAGATTTTTGGATAAGGTTTTTGGCCAACTATGAAGAAGACAAAAAAAGCGGAATGTTGGAAAAATTGTGTAAATTAGAGGAGGGTATAAAAATGGCAGAAGCAACACTCTTTAGGGTAACTGATGAAGAGAGGCGAATGGCAATAGAACTCTCTGACGAAAAATATCGGATGTATGTGGAAGATGAACGCAGTGCAGCTAGAAGAGAGGGCTTAGCCGAAGGGCGGACTGCTGGCTTAGCCGAAGGCCGTTCTGAAGGAAGAAGTATAGGATTAGCTGAAGGCTTGGCCGAAGGTAAAATAGCCGGTTCACATCAAAAAGCCATTGAAACGGCAAAAATCATGAAAAACATGAATTATCCGCTTGAAGATATTTATACAATCACAGGGCTTTCTAAAGAAGAAGTCGGAAAATTATAG
- a CDS encoding Ig-like domain-containing protein yields MKKITIYLLIMFSAFSLLYAGGSKDIDSVQMTNKESWHQSIDISGKKKGKYNVLIKAVDIAGNEGYVGPFNMYIDPNSDLPIVNISNPKTEAVVSGNLNVIGTCIDDDAVDYVELRIDDGENIYRAKGKEFWSYYINTENFEEGTHTIEAWGVDVNGVKGKSVKNSFYINRLSPITQIGNKSLGELVSGKITIDGTVEDGNGVERLLYSLNNGENFEELKLSYNKRTKQSKFSLRLNTKTIEDGPKVIWFKAIDKQGKIGIHTFLLFVDNTSPLVEFIYPEGDSPTEPVFSVAGKAMDSVGLSSLSWKCNNESGEFELTPGNNYWIKEFDVSKSGAKSAVIEITATDIAGNVVKIKKTIAIDQNKGKPVIEMLRPVMDTEVFEDLYIAGVVHDLYGASEVRYKIDKGEEKIIPAYTAGFGAVEKGINAGNHTLTIYAVNKKGISGIPVSINFKAEGKEPVISFGNGETIIPVYNAQSKASTSVHVKAPSGLKYISAGFNGEEEASLPVKAGQTEYVIKTNVNTKSEPGLYTVSVTATDINDRITKQTLVIRVVNMSGAGAEENLAWAKTNLNENNQVVLTEGKSLFGVYQPREGMVIESLGVIGGKNIEAEYEGNSIKLTVNGDGLYKGVGVKITDSEGSVYTSPLVDIISDMAPPAINLDMSEGAAFVNKSINLKGKASDGAGIKTVEYSLGSDSSYVKLSAAFNETINISGQPDGPILLTIKAVDLAGKESFENRVFYKDSEAPEAVMVLPETEGKVNGSIYAAFRITDRFPGVKAEYKGASKGAEWQIFEYSSLPNLIIGSAKEPLSKNMQFRFTDLAGNTRNFNSYSFDIDNSEDAPKVDLHLPNENEIITSDFEISGMVYDDDEAAKIYYKIDKGSYKSMDIKNSFSIPILLSELTDNEHEITMYAEDIYGVTSQPVTRKIRVSLEVPQVGVSYPLITDTVQGVSVISGSALDKNGIKKVEVSFDNGLTYNLAEGGEKWQYRINTHIINDGTHIVFVKATDNYEQVCLYSTSINIDNTVPVLKLEYPLAGSQLDNNLFVSGHVYDNISLEGVMLKIKSLDGKSVPQKLAEMKLEKDIILSKDIDISSLPEGRYNLEISGVDKANNTNEAAVNFDVYRKKDRNRLELLYPLNGETVRGEFNIYGRLIVDNAVEEAALYIDGKELERVSVSKTGYVCFKINSEKLLNGEHSIELRANRSGFGSLNSEVHKINYEIEGPWITIDNFAMGDFAIERPYLRGRAGYTVSEEEKALVSSKDATSEDKRAFKAKRVKYVEVSFDNGKTFTPVKSAANWKYRIETDDMAEGNHFLLLRAVMENRETAVCRTIVKIDKTAPKVTLISPGEGGKYNGAIEFSGLSSDDVELSSVEALLRKGDKASYGLPKFIQGLHFETAFWGASLWNLGIGLSFFDDNVKLQLHYGQFLQSQFKALYGNHQIRYGGHIVSLKLLANVYELPFGYYFGPDWKWLYLNVALGAQFSLFTHTQSGRPQILSALLTQIEFPRVKFHKQKYFSSFSIFTEGQLWFIPTDVDSKSKKSAIKSVVPHISVGIRVDIF; encoded by the coding sequence ATGAAAAAAATAACAATTTATTTGTTGATTATGTTTAGTGCCTTTAGTCTGCTATATGCAGGAGGGTCAAAAGATATAGATAGTGTACAGATGACCAATAAAGAAAGCTGGCATCAATCTATAGATATATCCGGAAAGAAAAAAGGAAAATATAATGTATTGATAAAGGCTGTAGATATAGCCGGTAATGAGGGTTATGTAGGGCCTTTTAATATGTACATAGATCCTAATTCCGACTTACCGATAGTAAACATAAGTAATCCTAAAACCGAGGCCGTAGTATCGGGCAACTTAAACGTAATAGGAACCTGTATAGACGATGATGCAGTAGACTATGTAGAGTTACGCATAGACGACGGAGAAAATATATACCGAGCTAAGGGTAAAGAATTTTGGTCGTATTATATCAACACTGAAAATTTTGAAGAAGGAACGCATACAATAGAGGCTTGGGGTGTAGACGTTAACGGCGTAAAGGGAAAATCCGTCAAAAACAGCTTTTACATAAACCGGTTATCTCCAATAACTCAGATAGGCAACAAGAGTTTAGGAGAGCTTGTTTCAGGCAAGATAACAATTGACGGAACAGTAGAAGACGGAAATGGTGTAGAAAGACTGTTATATTCATTAAATAATGGAGAAAACTTTGAAGAACTAAAACTATCCTATAATAAAAGAACAAAGCAGTCAAAGTTTTCATTAAGACTAAACACAAAAACAATAGAAGATGGGCCTAAAGTAATTTGGTTTAAGGCAATAGATAAACAAGGAAAGATCGGTATACACACATTTTTATTGTTTGTAGATAATACGTCTCCTTTAGTAGAGTTTATCTATCCCGAAGGCGATAGCCCGACTGAACCTGTATTTTCTGTAGCAGGAAAGGCTATGGATTCGGTAGGTTTATCAAGCTTATCTTGGAAGTGCAACAATGAGAGCGGCGAGTTTGAACTTACTCCCGGAAATAATTATTGGATAAAAGAATTCGATGTAAGCAAAAGCGGTGCTAAGAGTGCAGTTATTGAAATAACTGCAACTGATATTGCCGGAAACGTAGTAAAGATAAAAAAAACCATCGCAATAGATCAAAATAAAGGAAAGCCTGTAATAGAAATGCTGAGACCTGTTATGGATACGGAGGTTTTTGAAGATCTTTATATAGCAGGTGTAGTGCATGACCTATATGGAGCTAGTGAAGTACGATACAAAATAGATAAGGGTGAAGAAAAAATTATACCTGCATATACTGCCGGTTTTGGAGCCGTAGAAAAAGGAATAAATGCAGGAAACCATACATTAACAATATATGCAGTAAACAAAAAAGGAATATCCGGTATTCCGGTAAGTATAAATTTCAAAGCAGAAGGTAAGGAACCGGTTATATCATTTGGTAACGGTGAGACCATAATACCTGTATATAACGCTCAATCTAAGGCTTCTACATCGGTACATGTAAAGGCTCCTTCAGGTTTAAAATATATAAGTGCAGGTTTTAATGGAGAAGAAGAAGCCTCATTGCCCGTAAAGGCCGGACAGACGGAATATGTAATAAAAACAAATGTAAATACCAAATCCGAACCGGGCTTGTATACCGTTTCCGTTACGGCCACCGACATAAATGACAGAATTACCAAACAAACCTTAGTTATCCGAGTTGTAAATATGTCCGGGGCAGGTGCGGAAGAAAATCTTGCCTGGGCTAAAACCAATTTGAATGAGAATAATCAGGTTGTTTTAACTGAAGGAAAATCCTTATTCGGCGTTTACCAGCCCAGAGAAGGAATGGTTATAGAATCTTTGGGAGTTATAGGCGGTAAAAACATTGAGGCTGAATATGAAGGCAACTCAATAAAATTAACCGTAAACGGAGACGGTTTATATAAGGGCGTAGGTGTAAAAATTACCGACAGTGAAGGCTCTGTATATACAAGCCCTCTTGTTGACATTATTTCAGATATGGCTCCGCCTGCAATAAACCTTGATATGAGCGAAGGTGCAGCTTTTGTAAATAAGTCTATAAATTTAAAGGGCAAGGCCTCAGATGGAGCCGGCATTAAAACCGTAGAATACAGTCTAGGCAGCGATTCTTCTTATGTAAAGTTGTCTGCTGCTTTTAATGAAACTATAAATATAAGCGGGCAACCTGACGGCCCGATACTGCTTACCATAAAAGCCGTCGATTTAGCCGGAAAAGAGAGCTTTGAAAATAGAGTATTTTATAAGGACAGCGAAGCTCCTGAGGCCGTTATGGTATTACCTGAGACCGAAGGAAAGGTAAACGGTTCAATATACGCGGCTTTTAGGATAACTGATAGATTTCCCGGCGTAAAAGCAGAATATAAGGGTGCAAGTAAAGGTGCTGAATGGCAAATTTTTGAATATAGCTCCTTACCGAATCTTATAATAGGCAGTGCAAAAGAACCTTTAAGTAAGAACATGCAGTTTAGGTTTACCGACCTTGCAGGGAATACGAGAAATTTCAATAGTTATAGTTTTGACATAGACAATAGTGAAGATGCTCCAAAGGTAGACTTACATTTACCGAACGAGAATGAGATTATAACGAGCGATTTTGAAATATCCGGTATGGTATATGATGACGATGAAGCTGCTAAAATCTACTACAAAATAGATAAGGGCTCTTATAAGTCGATGGATATAAAAAACAGCTTTTCTATACCCATATTGTTAAGCGAGCTTACTGATAATGAGCATGAAATAACCATGTATGCTGAAGATATTTACGGAGTAACAAGCCAACCTGTAACTAGAAAGATAAGAGTGTCTTTAGAAGTACCTCAGGTTGGAGTATCTTATCCTTTGATAACAGACACAGTACAAGGGGTAAGCGTAATATCTGGTAGTGCCTTGGATAAAAACGGAATCAAAAAGGTTGAAGTATCGTTTGATAACGGTTTGACATATAATCTTGCAGAAGGCGGAGAAAAATGGCAGTATCGTATAAATACCCATATAATAAATGATGGAACCCATATAGTTTTTGTAAAGGCAACGGATAATTATGAGCAAGTATGTTTATATTCTACGTCAATTAACATAGATAATACGGTTCCTGTGCTAAAACTGGAATATCCGCTGGCAGGGTCTCAATTAGATAACAATCTTTTTGTGTCGGGGCATGTATATGATAACATTTCTCTTGAAGGAGTAATGCTAAAAATAAAGAGCCTTGATGGAAAGTCTGTACCTCAAAAATTAGCCGAGATGAAACTCGAAAAAGATATAATTCTTTCAAAAGATATAGATATAAGTTCATTGCCTGAAGGAAGGTATAATCTTGAGATAAGCGGAGTAGATAAGGCAAATAATACTAATGAGGCTGCTGTTAATTTTGATGTTTACAGAAAGAAGGATAGAAACAGGTTAGAGCTGTTATATCCTTTAAACGGTGAGACGGTAAGAGGCGAATTCAATATATATGGAAGACTGATAGTAGATAATGCTGTAGAAGAAGCCGCTTTATATATAGACGGAAAAGAACTTGAAAGGGTCTCTGTATCTAAAACCGGCTATGTTTGTTTTAAGATAAACAGTGAAAAGCTTTTAAATGGAGAGCATAGTATTGAGTTAAGGGCAAATCGTTCAGGTTTCGGGTCTCTTAATTCTGAAGTACATAAGATAAATTATGAAATAGAAGGTCCTTGGATCACTATTGATAACTTTGCTATGGGCGACTTTGCGATAGAAAGACCTTATCTTAGAGGAAGAGCCGGTTATACGGTATCTGAAGAAGAAAAGGCTCTGGTATCTTCAAAGGATGCTACATCTGAAGATAAAAGAGCTTTTAAAGCAAAACGTGTTAAATATGTAGAAGTCAGTTTTGATAACGGAAAAACCTTTACTCCCGTTAAGTCTGCTGCTAATTGGAAGTATAGAATTGAGACAGATGATATGGCAGAAGGAAATCACTTTTTATTGTTAAGGGCTGTTATGGAAAATAGAGAAACAGCGGTTTGTAGGACAATAGTAAAGATAGATAAGACTGCTCCAAAAGTAACATTAATATCGCCCGGAGAAGGAGGAAAGTACAATGGTGCGATAGAGTTTAGCGGTTTGTCTTCTGATGATGTAGAGCTGTCAAGTGTAGAAGCTCTTTTAAGGAAGGGAGATAAGGCGAGCTATGGATTACCTAAGTTTATACAAGGTTTGCATTTTGAAACGGCCTTTTGGGGCGCTTCTTTGTGGAATTTAGGTATAGGATTGAGCTTTTTTGATGATAACGTAAAACTGCAGCTTCATTATGGACAGTTTTTACAAAGTCAGTTTAAAGCATTATACGGCAATCACCAAATTAGATATGGTGGGCATATTGTTTCTCTGAAACTTTTAGCTAACGTATATGAACTGCCTTTCGGTTACTATTTTGGACCTGATTGGAAATGGTTGTATCTAAATGTGGCCTTGGGTGCACAGTTTTCGCTTTTTACGCATACCCAAAGCGGCCGTCCTCAAATCTTGTCGGCTTTGCTTACACAAATTGAATTTCCTCGTGTGAAATTCCATAAGCAAAAGTATTTTAGTTCTTTCTCAATATTTACGGAAGGACAGTTATGGTTTATACCTACCGATGTAGATTCAAAGAGTAAAAAATCTGCAATAAAATCGGTTGTTCCGCATATATCTGTAGGTATAAGAGTTGATATATTTTAA
- a CDS encoding TDE2712 family protein yields the protein MKNIKIDFDVLEMMIFFWESVASKDKMGDDYFMSIAEKPQMEVVYNEDFSKDSVRRVMSAISNREKLNNRTLSESRFWNNNMWILEDLQTMHNMMAPIKTLNLAELTEKYKASTKFDEIELIFIPAHAEEFYIKGNKIYINFFKLIPNYEDPKDIKIAGLPLKEYVIKKIEGLLH from the coding sequence ATGAAAAATATAAAGATTGATTTTGACGTTTTGGAAATGATGATTTTCTTTTGGGAAAGCGTAGCCTCAAAGGATAAGATGGGTGACGATTACTTTATGAGTATTGCCGAAAAGCCTCAGATGGAAGTCGTTTACAATGAAGACTTTTCTAAGGATTCCGTCCGCAGGGTTATGTCTGCAATTTCCAATAGAGAAAAACTGAACAACCGCACCTTGAGCGAAAGCCGCTTTTGGAATAACAATATGTGGATTTTGGAAGACTTACAGACTATGCACAATATGATGGCTCCAATTAAAACCTTAAACCTTGCAGAGCTTACGGAAAAGTACAAGGCTTCGACAAAATTCGATGAGATTGAGCTCATCTTTATTCCTGCCCATGCAGAAGAATTTTATATTAAAGGAAATAAAATTTATATTAACTTTTTTAAACTTATTCCGAATTATGAAGACCCGAAAGACATTAAGATTGCGGGTCTCCCCTTAAAAGAATACGTAATTAAAAAGATTGAGGGTTTGTTGCACTAA
- the yajC gene encoding preprotein translocase subunit YajC, with protein sequence MNFMPLLQGTAQGGIASFGFLVPMLLVFVIFYFLLIRPQKKEQQKTERMISQLQKGDKIITIGGIHGVVSSTKEKTIIIKVDDNCKIEINRSAVGAVLKDEPPKPDFGGEGEKKKPLFGKKSTDSENGGTVSEN encoded by the coding sequence ATGAATTTTATGCCTTTATTGCAAGGAACCGCTCAGGGCGGCATTGCCTCCTTCGGTTTTTTAGTACCAATGCTCTTGGTATTTGTTATTTTTTATTTTTTGCTTATTCGTCCGCAAAAAAAGGAACAGCAAAAAACCGAAAGAATGATTTCTCAGCTTCAAAAGGGAGATAAGATCATCACCATCGGCGGTATTCACGGTGTTGTAAGCTCCACAAAAGAAAAAACCATTATCATAAAAGTTGATGACAACTGCAAAATTGAAATTAACCGTTCTGCAGTAGGTGCCGTTTTAAAAGATGAGCCTCCTAAGCCCGATTTCGGCGGTGAAGGCGAAAAGAAGAAACCATTATTCGGAAAAAAATCCACCGATTCCGAAAACGGCGGCACAGTTTCAGAAAACTAA
- a CDS encoding SDR family NAD(P)-dependent oxidoreductase: MKKIAIVAGGSSGIGLEITKALILKDYFVYTMSRREFLSLPQEKSKHISLDITDEENLTKSFSDIWEKEGRIDLAVCAAGFGISGAVEFTSLEEAKKQMDVNFFGAFLFIKTTASYMRPQSFGKIFVISSIAGEIAIPFQGFYSASKAAIGKLLEAFRAELHPFGVDCTLIMPGDVATPFTAARNKSNLGDDVYNGRISKSVSKMEKDEQKGMRPESLGKFVASLAEKRKVGFLYPYNRTYSFLLLLYRILPRSLALFIVKKLYAE; this comes from the coding sequence ATGAAAAAAATAGCGATAGTGGCAGGAGGCTCAAGCGGTATAGGTCTTGAGATTACAAAGGCCTTGATTCTAAAAGATTATTTTGTTTACACCATGAGCCGCAGAGAATTTTTAAGTTTGCCTCAAGAAAAGAGTAAGCACATTAGCCTTGATATTACGGATGAAGAAAATCTTACAAAATCCTTTTCCGATATTTGGGAAAAAGAAGGGCGGATTGATTTAGCCGTCTGTGCAGCGGGATTCGGTATTTCCGGCGCTGTGGAATTTACAAGCCTTGAAGAAGCAAAAAAACAAATGGATGTAAACTTTTTCGGAGCTTTTTTATTTATAAAGACTACCGCCTCGTATATGAGACCCCAGTCTTTCGGAAAGATATTTGTGATCAGCTCTATAGCCGGAGAAATCGCCATTCCGTTTCAGGGCTTTTATTCGGCATCAAAGGCAGCCATTGGCAAACTCTTAGAAGCTTTTAGAGCGGAACTTCATCCCTTTGGTGTGGACTGTACCCTAATCATGCCCGGAGATGTTGCCACCCCCTTCACGGCCGCAAGAAATAAGTCAAATCTTGGGGATGATGTTTATAATGGGAGAATTTCAAAAAGTGTTTCCAAAATGGAAAAAGACGAGCAAAAGGGGATGAGACCTGAAAGCTTAGGAAAATTCGTTGCCTCCCTTGCCGAAAAGCGGAAAGTCGGATTTCTTTATCCCTATAATCGGACTTACTCCTTCTTGCTGCTTTTATACAGAATTTTACCCCGCAGCCTCGCTCTTTTTATCGTAAAAAAACTATATGCCGAATAA
- a CDS encoding MATE family efflux transporter: protein MKLKFIGQTTAQRRELILTASPLKTLIILSLPALMMAMLQAMMPFTDGLFINRLTDHVTASAVSFSQPIIFIVLALGQGLSVGATAIIGQLNGRGNIDESKKVATQIFVFSFLLGIASIPLLFIIGTIISYTLKSEIAPLVFRYISLYCFVMPLSFMEAIYNGIKNANGKPEAPFFRMIIMLIIKIIGNFIFLYIFRMKIDGCVLASLLANMVVAAWMFYDLFLKKNPDKLSLKNFKFSSPTLKELLHVGFPAMINYAFVYLGFFLINREMEPYGAVILNGQSIASNISTICFNIPGCFSAAVTTMVSMNIGSENPKKAKRACLLGCITSAISGAVLIAVIVPSSAYLVSMFKPEMPEIGDIAVKALHIYTYSVIGFGVCMTIQGAFIGLGKTKIPLMLGILRIWLLRYIFILATERYLSYYSIYWGNLFSNLTAGLVAVILILNTKWVSGIKK, encoded by the coding sequence ATGAAGCTTAAATTTATAGGACAAACCACAGCACAAAGGCGCGAGCTTATTTTGACCGCTTCACCTCTCAAAACCCTAATCATTCTTTCTTTACCGGCTCTAATGATGGCTATGCTTCAGGCTATGATGCCCTTTACTGACGGCCTTTTTATAAACAGGCTTACTGACCATGTAACAGCCAGTGCAGTCAGCTTTTCTCAACCTATTATATTCATTGTCTTAGCCCTTGGACAGGGCTTGAGTGTCGGAGCTACGGCAATTATCGGACAGCTTAACGGACGAGGCAATATTGATGAAAGTAAAAAGGTAGCAACCCAAATTTTTGTATTTTCTTTTTTATTGGGAATAGCCTCAATTCCTCTTTTATTTATAATAGGAACAATAATAAGCTATACCCTAAAAAGCGAAATAGCCCCCTTGGTTTTTAGATACATTTCGCTTTATTGTTTTGTAATGCCTCTCAGCTTCATGGAAGCTATCTACAATGGTATAAAAAATGCAAACGGCAAGCCTGAAGCTCCTTTTTTTAGAATGATTATAATGCTTATAATCAAAATAATAGGCAATTTTATCTTTTTATATATTTTTAGAATGAAAATAGACGGCTGTGTACTAGCTTCCCTTTTAGCCAATATGGTAGTAGCAGCATGGATGTTCTATGATCTTTTTTTAAAAAAGAACCCCGATAAACTTAGTTTAAAAAATTTTAAGTTTTCTTCTCCTACTCTCAAAGAGCTCTTACATGTAGGTTTCCCTGCAATGATAAATTATGCCTTTGTTTATCTCGGCTTTTTCCTTATAAACAGAGAAATGGAACCTTACGGAGCTGTTATTTTAAACGGACAAAGTATTGCAAGCAATATTTCTACAATTTGTTTTAATATCCCCGGCTGTTTTAGCGCTGCCGTTACAACTATGGTCAGCATGAACATAGGTTCCGAAAATCCGAAAAAGGCAAAAAGAGCCTGTCTCTTAGGTTGTATTACAAGTGCTATAAGCGGAGCAGTGCTGATTGCCGTTATTGTGCCTTCCTCCGCCTATCTTGTATCGATGTTTAAGCCGGAAATGCCCGAAATCGGCGATATTGCCGTTAAAGCACTGCATATTTATACCTACTCAGTCATAGGCTTCGGCGTCTGTATGACAATTCAAGGAGCCTTTATAGGCCTCGGTAAAACAAAGATTCCCCTAATGCTCGGCATTTTGCGAATCTGGCTTTTACGCTATATCTTCATTCTCGCAACCGAAAGATATCTCTCCTATTATTCAATATATTGGGGAAACCTTTTCTCAAACCTCACTGCCGGCCTTGTTGCGGTTATCTTGATCTTAAACACCAAGTGGGTTTCGGGAATAAAAAAATAA
- a CDS encoding TrmH family RNA methyltransferase — protein sequence MGKKFEKELPVCGFESCLALAKHHPEKISRLFFSEKRAKQFGEVCKYLASNKRLYRIVSDDELEKLSESVHHQGVTAMIFEPEIPVLEHEEINLWAQNKEHVLMLDEIGNANNLGAIIRSAAFFGIENIVLTKEDKQASITTSAYRVAQGGMEFVKIFKVSSTAWFLRQCRGRLTCIGTDLRAHHEIADLGRLIEKDEACVIVLGNEERGISEEAKKLCAHLVKIKGSGNVESLNVAQAATLFCHSLSATNPQSF from the coding sequence ATGGGTAAAAAATTTGAAAAAGAATTGCCGGTTTGCGGCTTTGAAAGCTGTCTTGCTTTGGCAAAACATCATCCCGAAAAAATCTCCCGTCTGTTTTTTTCGGAAAAAAGAGCAAAGCAGTTCGGCGAGGTTTGTAAGTATTTGGCTTCCAATAAAAGGTTATATAGAATAGTTTCCGATGATGAATTGGAAAAGCTCTCGGAATCGGTGCATCATCAGGGCGTAACGGCGATGATCTTTGAGCCTGAAATTCCTGTTTTAGAGCATGAAGAAATAAACCTTTGGGCTCAAAATAAAGAGCATGTTTTAATGCTCGATGAAATAGGAAATGCAAACAACTTGGGAGCAATAATAAGAAGTGCCGCTTTTTTCGGTATAGAAAATATAGTTTTAACAAAGGAAGATAAACAGGCTTCGATTACCACCTCGGCTTATAGGGTCGCGCAGGGCGGAATGGAATTTGTAAAAATATTTAAGGTTTCATCGACGGCTTGGTTTTTGCGCCAGTGCCGAGGAAGGCTTACCTGTATAGGCACGGACTTAAGAGCTCACCACGAAATAGCCGACCTTGGAAGATTGATTGAAAAAGATGAGGCTTGTGTGATTGTCTTAGGAAATGAAGAGAGGGGAATCAGCGAGGAGGCTAAAAAGCTTTGTGCCCACCTTGTAAAAATAAAGGGAAGCGGCAATGTGGAAAGCTTAAATGTCGCCCAAGCCGCAACCCTTTTTTGCCATAGTCTTAGTGCAACAAACCCTCAATCTTTTTAA
- a CDS encoding single-stranded DNA-binding protein: MKSLNSLIIEGNMVREPVLKTTANGTDICTFSIASNRNYKKDDAFVQETSYFDVESWASLAKLCEQNGAKGRGVRVVGRIKQDRWVGTDGKNYSKVKVVAEHVEFKPIFKNAGEKTQAKEEVLIEEKVMAF, encoded by the coding sequence ATGAAATCATTAAATTCGCTCATTATTGAAGGAAACATGGTTAGGGAACCTGTTTTAAAAACTACGGCAAACGGAACAGACATCTGTACTTTTTCTATTGCTTCAAATAGAAACTACAAAAAAGACGATGCTTTTGTGCAGGAAACTTCTTATTTTGATGTAGAATCATGGGCAAGTCTTGCAAAATTGTGTGAACAAAACGGAGCTAAAGGCAGGGGAGTCCGCGTTGTAGGCAGAATTAAGCAGGATAGGTGGGTCGGTACCGATGGGAAAAATTACAGCAAAGTAAAAGTTGTTGCAGAACATGTAGAGTTTAAGCCCATCTTTAAAAATGCAGGCGAAAAAACACAAGCAAAGGAGGAGGTCCTTATTGAAGAAAAAGTAATGGCATTTTAA